The genome window GTCTTGCTCGGGACGAAGAATCAAATGCCAATGATTGGGCATCAACGTCAGTGCGAAGAGCTCGACCGGGTAACGCCGCAGCCCTTCGCCCAGCACGCGAAGAAATGCTTCATAGT of Bremerella alba contains these proteins:
- a CDS encoding transposase gives rise to the protein MPRQKRADEGGSIYHALNRGNARQALFHKEEDYEAFLRVLGEGLRRYPVELFALTLMPNHWHLILRPEQD